The nucleotide sequence ATGGAATGAATCCAACTCTCTATTCATTCTAAGTCTGTCGTAACAACTTTAAGTTTTCCCGGTAACCGTTCACATTTAAAAATCATGAAATACTTCACGTCATTTTTAATGCTCTGCTTCGCGTTCTTTATTGTCCACTCGGCGCAGGCACAGACGCAGACAAAATCTCCTTCTATAAGCGGGAAAGTGGTAGATGATAATTCAGTAGCCATCCCAAACGCCTCCGTTGCCTTATACGACAGAGCACAAACAGAGATAATCTCCGGCACGGTTACCAATCCGGATGGCGAATTCACACTTACCGCCAGAAGCGGCGAATATGTTCTGGAAGTATCCTATGTAGCTTTTCAGAAATATCAATCTGACATTGAACTGAACGGTGCCGGCACACTGGAACTTGGAACCATTAAACTCCGGGAGGAAGAGAATATACTGGATGAGGTAGTTGTTACAGGTGAGCGTTCTTACATGGAAATGAATTTTGACAGCCGCACATTTAATGTGGGCTCAGATATTACAAGCCTTGGCGGCAACGCTCTTGATGTTCTGGACAACGTACCGTCCATCTCAACCGATTTTGAAGGAAATGTAAGCCTCAGGGGCAATCAGGGGGTACAGATTCTTATTAACGGACGGCCATCCAACCTCGTCCGAAATGGTACGGACGCGCTTAGCAGCATACCCGCCAGCATGATTAAGGAGATCAACATCATTACTAATCCGTCCGCCCGGTATGCTGCAGACGGCACGGCAGGGATCATTGATATTGTTTTGATTGACGATGTGAGACTTGGATTCAACGGCAGCGTTCAGGCCAACACCGGAATGCCGCAGGATCACGGCATCGGAGCCAACCTTAATTACCATGTCAATAACATAAACTGGTTTTTGAACGTGGATTTTGAGTATGAAAACGACCCGCGCTCCGGCTCCACCTTCAGAAGCTTTAGTGCCGACACCACCTTTGCCTTTGAAGAGTCTACCGACTCCAGAGAACGTGAAATGGAAGGAAGCACCTATTTCGGCGCAGATATTTTTCTACCCGGCGAACAGGTTCTTACAGCATCTGCCAGAATAAATCTTGAAGGCGGCCGCGAGAACACGGATGTATTTTACCGGGATTATGACCCCGGATCACCCGGTATATATCGCACAGTTTTTGATAACTGGAATATTGTGAGGCAAACACAGAGAGAAAATATTGAAGAAGCGCGGGAGAGCGACTATTCGCTTCGCTTGCAGTACGAAAATCGGTTTGGCGGGCGCGATCACAGGCTTACGGCAGATTTTGATTTTGAATTCGGAAATGAGGACGACGATTCCAATCTGAATCAAATCATCGAACAAGGCCAGGGAAGCCCATTGAACCAGCGTACTTTCGGTGATGAAGCTTATCGTGAAGTGCGGTTCGACACCGACTATGAGCGCCCTCTCGGCGAATGGGCCAAATTTGAATCCGGCATGAGAATCAGCATGGACTGGCTTGATAATGATTACCGAATCGAGGAATTGCAAGATGGGAACTGGGTCGTTCCGGGTGATGAGATCGGCATCAGCGACAACTTCACCTATTTTGAAAACGTGAATGCTCTCTATGCCATTTTAAACGGCAATGCAGGAGATTTCACCTTCCAGCTGGGCCTTCGCGCAGAGAATACACGCATCGAAACCCAGCTTGACCAGACCGGTACGGGAAGCAGTCAGAATTATCTGAATCTGTTTCCAAGTGCATTCTTGTCCTATACACTCAGCGAGCAGAACTCATTTCAGATAAATTACAGCCGCAGAATCTCACGTCCCTGGTCACGGCTTTTGCTGCCATTTACCGAAATATCCGATACCCGAAGCCGCCGTATCGGGAATCCGGATCTACGGCCTGAATTCGGAAATTCATTTGAATTGGGTTATATGCGCAGCTGGGAAAGCGGATCACTTCTCTCCAGCGTCTATTACAGATACCGCACAGACGTTACCGAGCGCGTTACAACCATCAACGGCCTTGGAATATCGACCAGCAGGCCTATCAACCTTGCTACAGAAAACGCATGGGGTGTTGAATTTACCTTCGATCAGCGATTGTTCAGCAAAATTGATTTTACGGGCAGCCTGAATCTGTTTCAGTCAGAGCGCGACGGAACATTCGAAGGCACGGTTTACGGCAGCGAATCTGACTCCTTTACCAGCAGGGTCCGGATCCGGTGGCGCTTCCTGAATACATGGAATTTTCAGGCCAATGCATTCTACCGGGGGCCCGAGCAAACCACGCAGGGTCGCAGGGAATCCTCAATGTTTTTTGGCAGCGGACTCTCAAAACGGCTGCTGGATGGTAAAGCGACCCTCTCACTGAATGTTCGCGACCTATTCAATACAAGGTTCAGTGACCGGGAAATCTTGAATCCAAACTCTTTCACCAGCAGCCAGTACAGCTGGTCGACCCGATCATTCCGCCTGAATTTCAGGTACAATTTCAACAGCGATGCGGGTGCGGGGAGCGGTGGCCGCGGCAGCGGATGGAGGCGCTGAGAGTGACCCATCATATTATTTTTTTCAGGCAGCTGTTACACCGGTACAGCTGCCTTTTTTTTAATTGCAACAGGCAAAACAGTTTGCCGGATACAGGCAGAAGTTACTCAGCACTGCTAATTTTTTGCATGATTAACCGGTATAAAGGCAGATTGGCCGGACCGTCATTTCAATTCTTAATTTCAGTAGAAACAAGTTCAGGATTTTATATATTTACCACTGATTTTTTGCGAAGCCCTGTGGTACCTGAAAAATAGGCTGAGCGGCTTCTCATAAATCAATTTGCCACTATTAACGAATTCCCATTACGGCCATCATCAGTCTTTGGCAAAAATACAAAAACAGGGTGATGCGGAACTTTATGCAGGGTTCCGATGTAGCAGAAGGCCTTGACTACTGGCGAAAGAAGCTTTTTGCGGGTATAATGATCTACCTGCCGCCCCTGGGTTTACTGCTCGTGCTGCCTTCTCTGATTGTGGTTATTAACTCTCAGGTGCCGGGCCTTGCGATAAGCTATATTCTGACCCTCTTTATTGTCACTTTTATCGCGCTGTACCAGAACTTTACCCTTTTTGCGCGAAAGATTCTCTTTCTGTTTGTACTCTATTTCGTTGCATCGGTTCTGCTCTACTACCTGAACGTTATGGGGTCTGCTCTAACCTATTTTTATGGCATCACCATCTTTGCGCTGCTCATCGCCTCGAACCGTGCAGGGCTGATTACCGTGTTTATCAATGCTTTTATTTTCGGCGTCTATGGCCTTCTGATACATTTCGGTTTGGTGGAGTATATTCTTCGAGACAGTTACAAAGTGGCCTCATGGCTTACCATTTCCTCAAACTCCCTCATTCTCAGTATTGTCTCCGTTATATTGTTTCCCATTCTATTTGATGGTCTGCAGGAAACTATCGCCAAATACAGGATAGCACAGAATGAATTGAACCGTTCCCTCTCAGAGTTAAAACAGAAGAATCGTGAAGTGGAACTGACCCAGACCCGGTACAATACAATCTGTAAAATTACCAACGAAGTAATATGGGAGTGGGATTTTGAAAACGATGTCCATTTCTGGATGGGCGAGCATGATAACCTGGTAAAAAATACCGCTCATCCGTCGGAGATTTCGCTTGAAAGCTGGTTTGGAAAAATTCATCCCGATGATCTGGAGCGGGTAAAAGGTTCCTTTTTAGGGGTTGTACAATCCGATACCGCCAAGGACTGGAAAGAGGAGTACAGATTCAAAAAAGAAAATGGGTCCTATGCCTGGGTACTTGACCGGGGATTTATAATCAGAGAACCTGAAGGGAAACCTGTTCGTTTTGTAGGGGGTATGCTCGACATCTCTCCCATGAAAGACAACGAGATGTTTATCCGTGAATCGCTTGAAGAGAAAGAGACCCTTCTTGCTGAAATACACCATCGCGTCAAAAACAACCTGGCGGCAGTTACAGGAATGCTGCAGCTGCAGCTTTTCCAGGAAGAGAACGAACAGCTTAGCGAGAAGCTCATCGACAGCATGATGCGTATCAAATCGATCGCCAACATTCATGAACAGCTCTACCAGTCAAAAAGCTTCTCGAGGATAGACCTCGGGCGCAGCCTGGAGCAGCTTATCACCACCGTTATAGAAACGATGCAAACCGGAACGGAGATTACATTGCAGTGTGAAAGTGATGATGTGGAGATCAGTGTAAATGAAGCCATACCCTGTTCGCTGGTTGTCAATGAAATCGTTACAAACATCATCAAACATGCATTTACAAAAAAACCGGACGGCATCATCAATCTTCGTGTGGCCTCGAAAAGCCCTGGCACATGCCGCATTGAGATAACGGATAACGGCGTGGGCCTTCCTGATGGTTTCCCGGAGAAAGCGGATAAGAAACTGGGTATGGAGCTCATTTCAACCCTTACCCGGCAGCTGGAGGCCGATTACGGATACGATGACAGCGGTGATACCACTACGTTTTATATGGAGTTCAAAGCGGGCATACAGGAAGCACCGCTTGATGTTGAATTTGCTTAAAGTGTTTGAGTGGTCAGTTGTTGGTTGGTTGCTGTTAATTGTTTATTGAAAATAGGACTTGTTCTGCGGTCCCCCTCTACCCCTTTCGCTTCGCGGTTCTACACTTAGCTTCTGTTTTCATTTCTGCCTTGCAACTCTACCGCAGACATAACTTGTATCTCTTTTATTGATTTTATCATCATATATGAATAAAAACAGATTGATATAATTTAAATTGATCAATTATTAAATATTTTTGTATAAATTGAAATCAATTTTTCTCATTACTCAAAAACAAAAAAGAATTGATTCTTAAAAAATATTCAACTTAATTGGTAGTGAATCGTCAGGGATACTTTTTATGAAGCCGCACTATTATCCCTTTTAATAATTGCATGCCTGCTTTTCTATGCATGCTTCAAACAAAAAAATGGGGAATTTATGATTCTAAAAAACAACCTTTACCTGGTATATATTCTTATAGGCTCGTTCATTTTTTTGACCGTTTATGCCTTAGAGGCAAATGGTCAGGAAAACAGAGGCGCTTCTTATCTGGTTCTGGAATTCATGCATGTTGATAATGAACAAGAAACAGCATACGGTGAAACGGAAAGCTTTTGGAGAAATATCCATCAGGAGCGTGTTAATGCCGGCGATATTATCGGATGGGATTTATGGTGGCTAAGACCGGGAGGTGAAAACCAGGGAGCACAATACCTTACGGTAACCATTTATGATGATCCGGTGGAGATGATGCAGGGCGGAAACTTTATGGAACATGCCCGCAATGCATATCCCGACATGAGTGATGAGGAGTTGATGGCTGAACTTGATAAGGGAGCCTCTACCCGTGATTTGGCCTCCCGGTACTATATGGCACGCGTTGGAGGGGTCGGTTCCGACTATGAGCTTGAAATAGGCACTGTGAGTTCAATGGACATGATGAAAGTTGAATTTGATAATATGACGAGCTATGACATTTATGAGCAGACAGAGATGGACGTTTTTATGCCATGGCACGAAGAAGCGATTCAGAATGGAACAAAAGAATCATGGGGATTATACCGGGTAATGTCTCCCATCGGAAATGCCACCGGATTCAGTCACATCACATTTAACATGTATAACGGATGGGAACAATACTTTTCCGGCGGCATGGGCGGTGATTCATTTTCCGACGATCTTTTAATTGAAAGAGGATTACAAACCAGAACCATGGAATGGTCGTACCTGGCTACACTTATAGACATGGTACGCTGAGTATATCTGACCAACCGTATGTAGTACCAGGATAACTAAAAGGGGGTGCATCAATTCAGCCCCCTTTACTCCCCGCTTCGAACCCTTTTCACTTTTCCCTTTTCACTTTTCTGTCTCCTGCCTCCCGCCTCCTGCCAAAAAATGCATTTCTCATGAATAATTTTATATTGGCAATGAGGGTTCAGCTTACTGGCCGATATATGATTAATCAAGAAATCTAAGTCATGGAAATAAAAAAGAGCTATACATCCGATACGAAAATCACCATCTTTTCATTACCGGGTATCGCAACTATACTTGTTTTATTTTTAGCTGCCGGTTGTGCTTCCGAAACGCCCCCTGAAATGGAGCCAAATAAAGTTACCATCACTGCTGTGGGACTAACCTTTGAAGCGCCCGATACCATACAGTCGGGCTGGACTACATTTCAGCTGGACAATCAATCCGACATGATCCATTTCGCCCTTTTTCAGAAATTTCCCCAGGGAAAAGGGTTGGTTGATCATCAGGAGGAAATAGCACCCTTTTTCCAGAATGTTATGAATGGAATCAATGGCATGGAACCCGCCGATCCGGAAATTGGCGCTGCACCGCCTGAATGGTACTCCAATGTGCAGATGATGGGCGGTCCCGGTCTTGTTTCCGGCAACTTGAATGCGGAAACCACCTTCTATATTGAACCGGGAACCTACCTCGTTGAGTGCTATGTAAAAACCAACGGAATTTTTCACTCCTACAATCCGTCCCCCGATGTATATGGAATGGCCATAGAGATTACCGTAACAGAAAATCCGGATGCAACCGCACCGCCCGCGTCAACATCCACACTGAACATTTCGAGCGAAGGCGGGATAGAGATGACCGGATCACAGGTGCGGGGCGAGAATGTCGTTGAGGTTATTTTTGAGGATCAGAATACCTATGCAAATTTTGTAGGGCATGACGTTCATCTGGTCCGGCTTGATGAAGCGGCAGATGAGGAGGCCATTTCGTCCTGGATGAACTGGACATCGCCCTCAGGACTTGAAACTCCTGCTCCGGCCACATTTATAGCCGGAACGAACGAAATGCCGGCCGGATCAAGTGCCTATCTTCACCTGAATCTGGAACCCGGCGACTACATGTGGATCGCAGAAGTTCCGGAGCCCGGGTCCAAAGGAATGGTGCAACGGTTTACGATTGAGTAGATCCGAAACTGGTATTTTCTACAGTTTTATTTTCTGGCTTGCTCAAACTTTTTCTGCAGGTAATATGATTGATGTGGATATAGCAACTCCTGCGCCTGACCGGTAGTCAGTTAAAGATTTCATTTTATGTGATTCCGCTGGATATCAGTTCTGCATCCCTCCTATATTATTATTTATATTCAATGCGGAATTGAATTCAAATCTATGCGACTTCGCAAGTTTTATGATGAACTGAAGCGCCGGAATGTATTTCGGGTAGCAACGGTATACGCTGTTACAGCGTGGGTATCCATACAGGTGATAAATACGGTTTTTCCCATTCTTAAACTGCCCGCCTGGTCAGTTACGTTGCTTACTGTGCTCATCATTATCGGTTTTCCCTTCGCACTCATCTTTGCCTGGGCGTTTGAATTGACGCCTGATGGTATCAAAACAAGCTCAACCAATGATAGTAAGGTTGACAATGTTGATGCATTAAACGAAGGGGATGACCGGAAGAAGGCTGCTGAATCCGGTGACGAACCTGCAAACCAGGCCTTCTTCAACAGAGCTTTTAAAGTGATTCTAGTAGTGATTATACTTGTTTCCGGTATGTATATCTGGAATCTGAGCAGTGAGGAACCGGGAGGCTCCCGGCAACAACAATCCATCGCTGTGCTTCCCTTCGAAACCATTGACGGTACCTCCTCCACATCGATTACCAGTGGAATACAGGTAGGCCTGATGACACGCCTTTCCAGTATTTCCGGCTTACGAGTTATTTCAAGAACCTCCACCCTTCAATATGCCAGTATAATCAAACCGGTTTCAGAAATCGGTGAAGAACTCAGTGTTGAATGGATTGTGAGAGGTGAGGTGCAGGAAGCAAGTGATCAGATCCTTGTGAATGCTCGACTGATCCATGCTTCGGAAGATCGTCAGGTTTGGGCAAAAGACTATCAGCGCAGACTCACATCAGAGAATATTTTTGATATTCAGAATGAGCTGACCCGCGAAATCGCAGGAGAGCTTCAGACACGGATCAGTGCGGAGGAGAGTACCCTGATTGACAGGAAACCGGCAGATAATCTTAAGGCTTACAGAGACTTTGCACAGGGAGTGAGTTTACTGGAACAGAGAACCCAGCAAGCCATTCTGTTATCCGTGGATTACTTCATGAATGCTATTGAGGAGGATCCGGATTTTGCTCCGGCATGGGCTATTCTGGCAGAATCTCTGATCTATATCAAATATTATAACTATGCGGACATCAACGACTACAGCATCACCGCAATTGAGGCCATTGAAACGGCGCTTGAATTGAACCCCAACCTGGCAGAGGCCCATGCCTCCCTCGGGATCCTGAGGTATACAGAAAAAAACGGGCCCGAGGCAATTCGTTCACTACATAGAGCTGTCGAGCTTCAGCCAAGTTTTGAGACTGCCTTTAACTGGCTTAACTTTGTCTACCTGCTCACAGGCAACCGTGAACAGTCGTTGAAATACGCTGCTGAAACCATTGAATTAAGCCCTTTTGCACCCGCTGCACGACTCTATCCTTCACTCAGTTATCTCGCTAACGGGCAGCCAGAAATGGCACTGCAACAAGTACAGCGCGCCCGTGAAATTCAGCCTGAATGGGGTGAGGTGTATGCGATTCTTGGACTGATTCAATATCATAATCAGCAGTATGAGAATGCCCTTGAATCATTTCAAACAGCCGACAGCCTGATTGCAAACGAGATCAGCTCCATCTGGGTGCCGGATGTCAGAACAATGGTTGAAATCACACGACTAAAATTGAACTATGAAGAATTACCCGGTCAGACGGACATGCGGCTGCTTCCAAAAGAGAATCGTTTTTGGGAAGGATTAAAATTATCTGCTCAAGGAGAGCACGAACGGGCAGCCAAAGAATTTGAAAATATACAGGAGTACAGCATGTGGCCCAATCTTTCCATGCGCTACTACTTCCCTGAATTATTAAGTGAATTTCGATCCCGTCCCGAATATGAAAAGATCATTCTTGAGATAGAAGAAGCCTGGTCCGGGGAGTAAAAAAGCTCCGATTCATGATTAGAATACGGAGCTTTTTCGTGGTACACCTTTTTGGGATTTCATGTACCACCAGGTTTGAAAACTCTGAATTTTTGATAGTCGCAGATTTTTGAAAATGAAATTTCAAATAGTTCCCTCCGGGTAGAGCGAAGGAAAATAGTACCCCACTACCTTCGATGGAATATGAAATTGTAATGGTGCCCTGTGACTTGCCGACTTGATTAGCTCTTCACTTTCAAGCTGACTTGTCAAATCCCTGGCTGTTCGCTCTGCCAAACCAGAAATTCTTTTTGCTTCGCCACGTGCTATTTCACCTCTCATCATAATTTCTGCCAATACATATTTCGCTTCTGTCCGTAGTGGCTTTTCATTTGGGATCATTTTTTCTGATCGCAGATTCACATACCCTGTTATGCGCTCACGAAGTTTATCAAGCTGCAATACCTCTCTCATAAACGAGACCTGGTCATCAGCCACATCAAAATAAAATTCACAGAAGCGATGCAACCCTCTTTCAGATAAGTTGCCGCGCCCATCAAAATCGCCTTTACGGCCAGCGTCCGCTACTGCAAGAAATTCTTTATAATCTTCTATTCGGCGGGCAAGCCCTCTGGATATTGTCCACAACCCTAACGAATCCAACTTCACTTTTTTCATATATGCATAGCTAAACAGACGAGAAACTCGTCCATTTCCATCTATAAACGGATGTATCCATGCTAGTCTGTGATGGCTTGCGGCAGCTGCAATCAATTTCTTATGGCCAACAAGTTTCTCTGGTGAATAGGCATTTTCAAATCGGTCAAGAAACAACTCAAGCGATTCTGCCTTGGGGGGAATATGATTCGCTATTTTTACTTCCCTCGTTCTAATTTCCCCCGGAACCATTTTTAGAACATCACCGGTATCGGGATCATTAATATTTAAAAAGTTTTCAGGTACCCGCTCATAAAACTCTTTGTGTATACTGCACAAGAAATCCTTTGAACAAACATTTAATCCCGGATTTTTACTGAGCCAGCTGTCAATCAAATCTTGAACGTCGATATGCGCTACATTCAGTTTTTGCAGGCGTTTCTTTTTTTCATCTCTGCTAAAATCATTTTTTACCGCTCTTTCAATATCTGCCGGTGCCGTATGCTCGCCTTCTATTCTGTTAGAATAATAACTATTAATATGGCGAAGCAATCTGGTGACCTCTCTTCGGGTGACAGGATGCAACAGATCATCCAGTGAGGCTGATTTACGAAATACCTCCATGGCTAAATGTATTAAATCCGAGGAATCCTTCGGAAACATAGGTTCCATATGGCGCGGATGATCAAACATATCATTAAATGATAAGTATTTGTTTTCCTATTATTTTGCCGGTTTATTTTCCGGTTATTATCCAGGCATAAATAGTTGTTTCAAATAGGAAAATATGTTATTTGAAGAACATTTATATATCTTTTTTTGCCGGTTTATTTTCCGGTTAATCGGGAAGGTCAGGTGCAGACGGGGGTCGTATTCATTTTAGTTTTTATAATTCTGCTAAAAATCAGCCTGTCACAACCAATCTGTTCACAAATTACAAAGGCTCAGATTCCGGATTGGAAATCCGAACTTTCTATTGTGCTCCCGACAGGTGAGAACCCCGAAGCATGCCTTCGGAACAACAACGCCCGGATCCGTTTATGACATGCGGCCATAAAAAAAAGCTCCGATTCATGATTAGAATACGGAGCTTTTTCATAGTACACCCGACAGGTGAGAACCCCGAAGCATGCCTTCGGAATATCAACGCCCGGATCCGTTTATGACATGCGGCCATAAAAAAAGCTCCGATTCATGATTAGAATACGGAGCTTTTTCATAGTACACCCGACAGGTGAGAACCCCGAAGCATGCCTTCGGAATATCAACGCCCGGATCCGTTTATGACAAGCAGACATAAAAAAAGCTCCGATTCATGATTAGAATACGGAGCTTTTTCATAGTACACCCGACAGGTGAGAACCCCGAAGCATGCCTTCGGAACAACAACGCCCGGATCCGTTTATTGACAAACGGACATAAAAAAAGCTCCGATTCATGATTAGAATACGGAGCTTTTTCGTGGTACACCCGACAGGATTCGAACCTGTAACCGCCTGATTCGTAGTCAGGTACTCTATCCAGTTGAGCTACGGGTGCATTTCAGTTTACAGTATATCAGTGAACTGTGTGTCAGGGGTCAATTCTCTGAGGCATAGCTAAGTGTTAATGTCCGGAAATTCTATGTTACTTCCATATTCACTGTCAACTGATTCCTGACACACTGTTCACCGTCAAAGTACGCCCGTAGGGATTCGAACCCCAAACCTTCTGATCCGAAGTCAGATGCTCTATCCAGTTGAGCTACGGGCGCAATTATCGTCAGTATTTCAAAAATCGTTATTTTCGGATCAGTATAGATCCAATGTCAGATGCTTCCCGACGTCTCGGGATTGAACTACGGGCGCATTTATTGTCAGTATTTCAAAATTCGTTATTTCCGGATCAGTATAGATCCAATGCCAGATGCTTCCCGACGTCTCGGGATTGAGCTACGGGCGCAATTATCGTCAGTATTTCAAAAATTGTCACTTCCGGATCAGTGTAGATCCGAAGTCAGATGCTTCCCAAGGTCCCGGGCGCATTATTCATTTCACAATGTCAAAAATGCTTTCGTAAAAAGCCTTCCTCAAAGGGCATTAGCAGCGTTACAATTATCAGCAGATGCAGACTTGTCAATCTTTTCAGATCCCGCTTTCGCACCTACGCCATCAATATACCGTAATGCCTTCCCTGCAAAGAAATCCATAGTTTTTTACAGAGCATTAAAGGTAAGAAATTCTTTGTATTGAAAAAACGCATTTCGCCAATACTCTTTCCATACGGATTCAGGAAGTATTGCCTTGTGCTTTTTTTCAGACAACGCTGAAGGGTTGCAGTCTTCACAACATGTTCGGAACGAAATTAATCACTGTCTTCCTGCTGCCCGTTTGACTCTTTAAATGCCATTTTCTCCTCTTTTGTCGGTATTCTCACATCAAACTTTCGCCGGGTTATAATCAAACTGCCATCCTTTAACATCTTCCGGCGATATCCGAATGCGTGCAGAAAATCGTGAAAAAACTTCTTATTCAATATGGGGTGCACCATGATCGTATTTTCATCATCCGGATGTTTTTTAATACCCGGTAAATACCGAAGATACCTGCCCAGGTTATGGGTGCGCAGGTATCTCGACAGGTCAAGCTTAAACTCACTGATCTCTCTGATAATAAAAAATCCGTCATCGCCCTGGGACTGATACAGAGGCATGAAGATTCTGCCGGAATATGGAGCCTTGATTTCACCATATTGATTATCCGCAAGTATTTCACCTTTTTTCACTTTATCGAACGTGGCGTAACCCGATCGCATCTGAAACTTCTCGTCTTCTCCAATCTTATAGGTAAACTTCAGGTCAAAAATTTTCCTGTTTTCGGCAAGTGACCTGCAAAGCCGCTGGTAATGAATATTGTACTTGGGTATATCATTTTTTTCCATTGACCCCAGAATTTTCAATGTATGCCAGATAAACGAGATGTTGTTTTCAACGGCTGCCATTGAGTAGTGTTCACCGGCCTCCAGAGCCACGCCGGAGTGGCCTCTTTCATTGATATAATTCATAAACGTACCGCGCATCGCTTCATCAAATCCGACTACGCAAGGCAGTGGGTATTGGAGGGCGAGCTGACGATTTCGTATCGTATCGCTCGCTCCGATGAATGGCGGACTTACCGATGACGTTGTATGGAGATCAAATACAAAAACGGGGCCGTCTGCCTGATCAAAGACGGGATTCAATATGTCCAGTAACTCTTTTTGTTGCTTTTGCTCATTCCCGACAGGCAAATTTCTTTCATCGATAAATCCGAGCTTCTGCAGCCTGTCGGTGACCCAGATTCTGTTCATATCGTTATCAATCCAGCGCACTCCTTTATCCAGCGCTTCCAGATTCCCGGCAAACGCAGCAATTACCTCTCCTGAAAAGGACGGCTGAAGCCTGTTCAGGTATTCAAAAACCTGACTGAGGGCAAAAATACTGGATGTTTCATTGCCATGAGTTCCACCGATAAAAACAATTACAGGCCCCTCCTTTTCACCCTTATACTTTCCAAGAATCCGGCCGATTTCTATGGTCTCATCTAAAGCTCTGTTTGTGACTTCAATCATAATATTTCATGATTCTATTTCACTATGCTTTGCATATTTTGTGACATTGAAAAGGTCGTGTCCGGACACAATCCCTATCAGACGGTTATCTGAAACGACAGGCAGC is from Rhodohalobacter mucosus and encodes:
- a CDS encoding TonB-dependent receptor domain-containing protein; protein product: MLCFAFFIVHSAQAQTQTKSPSISGKVVDDNSVAIPNASVALYDRAQTEIISGTVTNPDGEFTLTARSGEYVLEVSYVAFQKYQSDIELNGAGTLELGTIKLREEENILDEVVVTGERSYMEMNFDSRTFNVGSDITSLGGNALDVLDNVPSISTDFEGNVSLRGNQGVQILINGRPSNLVRNGTDALSSIPASMIKEINIITNPSARYAADGTAGIIDIVLIDDVRLGFNGSVQANTGMPQDHGIGANLNYHVNNINWFLNVDFEYENDPRSGSTFRSFSADTTFAFEESTDSREREMEGSTYFGADIFLPGEQVLTASARINLEGGRENTDVFYRDYDPGSPGIYRTVFDNWNIVRQTQRENIEEARESDYSLRLQYENRFGGRDHRLTADFDFEFGNEDDDSNLNQIIEQGQGSPLNQRTFGDEAYREVRFDTDYERPLGEWAKFESGMRISMDWLDNDYRIEELQDGNWVVPGDEIGISDNFTYFENVNALYAILNGNAGDFTFQLGLRAENTRIETQLDQTGTGSSQNYLNLFPSAFLSYTLSEQNSFQINYSRRISRPWSRLLLPFTEISDTRSRRIGNPDLRPEFGNSFELGYMRSWESGSLLSSVYYRYRTDVTERVTTINGLGISTSRPINLATENAWGVEFTFDQRLFSKIDFTGSLNLFQSERDGTFEGTVYGSESDSFTSRVRIRWRFLNTWNFQANAFYRGPEQTTQGRRESSMFFGSGLSKRLLDGKATLSLNVRDLFNTRFSDREILNPNSFTSSQYSWSTRSFRLNFRYNFNSDAGAGSGGRGSGWRR
- a CDS encoding sensor histidine kinase gives rise to the protein MRNFMQGSDVAEGLDYWRKKLFAGIMIYLPPLGLLLVLPSLIVVINSQVPGLAISYILTLFIVTFIALYQNFTLFARKILFLFVLYFVASVLLYYLNVMGSALTYFYGITIFALLIASNRAGLITVFINAFIFGVYGLLIHFGLVEYILRDSYKVASWLTISSNSLILSIVSVILFPILFDGLQETIAKYRIAQNELNRSLSELKQKNREVELTQTRYNTICKITNEVIWEWDFENDVHFWMGEHDNLVKNTAHPSEISLESWFGKIHPDDLERVKGSFLGVVQSDTAKDWKEEYRFKKENGSYAWVLDRGFIIREPEGKPVRFVGGMLDISPMKDNEMFIRESLEEKETLLAEIHHRVKNNLAAVTGMLQLQLFQEENEQLSEKLIDSMMRIKSIANIHEQLYQSKSFSRIDLGRSLEQLITTVIETMQTGTEITLQCESDDVEISVNEAIPCSLVVNEIVTNIIKHAFTKKPDGIINLRVASKSPGTCRIEITDNGVGLPDGFPEKADKKLGMELISTLTRQLEADYGYDDSGDTTTFYMEFKAGIQEAPLDVEFA
- a CDS encoding tetratricopeptide repeat protein; this encodes MRLRKFYDELKRRNVFRVATVYAVTAWVSIQVINTVFPILKLPAWSVTLLTVLIIIGFPFALIFAWAFELTPDGIKTSSTNDSKVDNVDALNEGDDRKKAAESGDEPANQAFFNRAFKVILVVIILVSGMYIWNLSSEEPGGSRQQQSIAVLPFETIDGTSSTSITSGIQVGLMTRLSSISGLRVISRTSTLQYASIIKPVSEIGEELSVEWIVRGEVQEASDQILVNARLIHASEDRQVWAKDYQRRLTSENIFDIQNELTREIAGELQTRISAEESTLIDRKPADNLKAYRDFAQGVSLLEQRTQQAILLSVDYFMNAIEEDPDFAPAWAILAESLIYIKYYNYADINDYSITAIEAIETALELNPNLAEAHASLGILRYTEKNGPEAIRSLHRAVELQPSFETAFNWLNFVYLLTGNREQSLKYAAETIELSPFAPAARLYPSLSYLANGQPEMALQQVQRAREIQPEWGEVYAILGLIQYHNQQYENALESFQTADSLIANEISSIWVPDVRTMVEITRLKLNYEELPGQTDMRLLPKENRFWEGLKLSAQGEHERAAKEFENIQEYSMWPNLSMRYYFPELLSEFRSRPEYEKIILEIEEAWSGE
- a CDS encoding Fic family protein; the protein is MFDHPRHMEPMFPKDSSDLIHLAMEVFRKSASLDDLLHPVTRREVTRLLRHINSYYSNRIEGEHTAPADIERAVKNDFSRDEKKKRLQKLNVAHIDVQDLIDSWLSKNPGLNVCSKDFLCSIHKEFYERVPENFLNINDPDTGDVLKMVPGEIRTREVKIANHIPPKAESLELFLDRFENAYSPEKLVGHKKLIAAAASHHRLAWIHPFIDGNGRVSRLFSYAYMKKVKLDSLGLWTISRGLARRIEDYKEFLAVADAGRKGDFDGRGNLSERGLHRFCEFYFDVADDQVSFMREVLQLDKLRERITGYVNLRSEKMIPNEKPLRTEAKYVLAEIMMRGEIARGEAKRISGLAERTARDLTSQLESEELIKSASHRAPLQFHIPSKVVGYYFPSLYPEGTI